A region from the Coffea eugenioides isolate CCC68of chromosome 9, Ceug_1.0, whole genome shotgun sequence genome encodes:
- the LOC113782538 gene encoding codeine O-demethylase-like, with protein LCRETLDQYSRELKILAIKVLEQMTKALGMKLEDMTMLFQEGMQSLRMGYYPPCPQPELVMGLCPHSDATGLTILLQVNEVEGLQIKKAGAWVPVVPLPNAFTVNVGDILEIVTNGIYKSVEHRATVNLHNERLSIATFFAPKLDGDMGPAPSLITPENPAIFRRIRMLDYSKAYFSRELDGKSFIDAMRTQIEDF; from the exons CTTTGTAGAGAAACTCTAGATCAGTACTCAAGGGAATTGAAAATCCTTGCCATCAAGGTCCTTGAGCAAATGACAAAAGCATTAGGAATGAAGCTTGAAGATATGACAATGCTTTTTCAAGAAGGGATGCAATCATTGAGGATGGGCTATTATCCTCCGTGCCCCCAACCTGAGCTAGTGATGGGCCTTTGCCCCCACTCTGATGCTACTGGGCTTACCATATTACTTCAAGTCAATGAAGTGGAAGGCCTCCAAATCAAAAAGGCTGGAGCTTGGGTTCCTGTTGTACCACTTCCTAATGCATTCACAGTCAATGTTGGAGACATTTTAGAG ATTGTGACAAATGGGATTTACAAGAGTGTTGAGCATCGGGCAACTGTGAATTTGCACAACGAAAGGCTTTCCATTGCGACGTTTTTCGCCCCAAAATTGGATGGTGATATGGGTCCAGCGCCAAGTCTTATCACCCCTGAAAATCCAGCAATTTTCAGAAGAATTAGGATGCTTGACTATTCAAAAGCGTATTTTTCCCGTGAACTAGATGGGAAATCATTCATTGACGCAATGAGGACCCAAATCGAAGACTTTTAG
- the LOC113782539 gene encoding uncharacterized protein LOC113782539, with the protein MAEFVADNPNIFEELGRYFKRQGKEKAESSKRRPTKSPEVPSGEDSDEGRPSRSTSRRASSKGKRAEDPPRRPGGLASDYMRAPPFTDDINGEMVPPNFKLPNLHTYDGRGDPEDHLRAFISAFRLYCVPDAVICRAFPIFLHGTARKWFWSLEPGSISSLDELIDRFIHRFVSSRPITKTSAYLLNLQQGQGESLRSYAQRFNEENVQIPDQNEQVTIAAFTNGLVAGIFNTEIHRQYPRTLRELWERVDQGIRSEDVNRMKREAQASRTGQDPRRRKDTGRGEPGPSGTSNQPRDRRSVFDRIVKGRSSTSDAELTPLNSSRTHVLAVMRQNHLGRNPPEIPGRRDKRNSNLYCAYHRDVGHETEDCNDLKREIENLIRQGYLKQFVRKDGGFNRSVSHRENRGPRRDDRRDTNMHCRGPEDRREDKQPPRDGSPGYGPNIAGVINTIAGGPTGGDSQNSRKRTYRQAEMEVAEPSSRLSEVITYGPADPVPAASSNHEALVIEVLTNNYVVKKVYVDPGSSVDVLYYRTFESLKLTREQLTPVRTPLVGFGGHVVHPEGMLTLMVTIGRHPRCRTVPVSFAVVKADSPYNMLIGRPTLNALRAVYSTYHLSFKFPTSAGVAEVSSDVGAARECYLATIQAAVTPRPSPRSEEKRPAVLSIDCIDPQKAEEPNRLEPGDEVELVVMDEAKPDQVVQVGAGLPPPLKEEMISLIKDHRDVFAWSADEVVGVPPELMTHQLNVDPQARPVRQKRRHFGPERSQAISDEVDKLLPAKMIHEVQYPTWLSNPVMVKKDTGGWRMCVDFTDLNKACPKDCYPLPRIDALVDAAMGYEILCFLDAFKGYHQIGMSEEDQEKTAFYTDRGTYCYTTMPFGLKNAGATYQRLINRLFQNQIGRNVEAYVDDILVKSLATSSFLSDVREVFGVLRDSRMKMNPKKCVFGVTSGKFLGYLVSHRGIEANPDKVKAIQDMSPPRNIREVQRLNGRLAALNRFLSQSAEKALPFFKVLKKADQFAWTEECQAAFDKLKQYLHHLPTLASPRPEEKLYLYLSAADEAVSAVLIRDEGTQVPVYYPLRQILVRPEASGRLTKWAVELGEYDLSYEPRTAIKAQALADFLAELTFTEGPESTFSLAGVSTPSLWTLYVDGSSNGDGSGAGLLLEGPQGEVCSYALRFGFPATNNEAEYEALIAGFQLARRLGAQQIHVRSDSQLVVRQVLGEYEAKDETMQRYLSKVHQLTAYFESFEIQRIPRSQNKRADALSRLASTSFSDLNKTVLVEVLSEPGYVGEVACPVHSEESWMTPFILFLGQGVLPEDRAEARKIQRKAARYALRDGELYKRSYLGPWLRCVTPETGRHVLQEIHEGLCEAHVGHRMLAKKALLLGYFWPSVRQDAQNLVLGCHSCQVHAPEYHQPANFMVPITSPWPFEQWGTDIIGPFPRAVGGHTFLVTAVDYFTKWVEAEPLRTITGLVIQKFFWKCIVCRFGIPQVIISDNGRQFAENPFKTWCTNLGIKQHFTSVGHPQANGQAENFNRTLLHGLKTRLHQAGTSWVEELPSVLWSYRTTPRSATQETPFSLTYGAEAVIPAEILTPSPRLAAEVNDEERQLDLDLVDERRDLASARIASYKSTVAHYYNARVRHRRFQPGDLVLRKNSVSRAEPQGKLCPKWEGPYRVVESDLKGYCKLSYRDGSLVPRSWHAENLKMYCA; encoded by the exons ATGGCCGAGTTCGTGGCTGATAACCCAAACATCTTTGAAGAACTGGGGAGGTACTTCAAGAGGCAGGGGAAGGAAAAGGCCGAGTCTTCCAAGCGAAGGCCGACGAAGTCTCCTGAAGTGCCCTCAGGGGAGGACTCCGATGAGGGGCGTCCCTCTCGGAGCACCTCTAGGCGCGCCTCCTCCAAG GGAAAACGCGCCGAGGACCCACCTCGGCGCCCCGGGGGCCTAGCTTCTGACTACATGAGGGCTCCGCCCTTCACAGATGACATCAACGGGGAGATGGTGCCCCCAAACTTTaagcttccaaatttgcacACCTATGACGGCCGAGGTGACCCCGAGGATCACCTCCGCGCCTTCATCTCCGCATTCCGACTCTACTGCGTCCCCGACGCCGTGATCTGTCGGGCTTTCCCCATCTTCCTGCACGGGACCGCCCGGAAGTGGTTCTGGAGTTTAGAACCGGGGAGCATTTCCTCCCTGGATGAGCTGATAGACCGGTTCATCCACCGCTTTGTGTCGTCTCGACCAATAACAAAGACTTCAGCTTACCTCTTGAACCTGCAACAGGGTCAGGGCGAGTCACTTCGCTCGTACGCCCAAAGGTTCAACGAGGAGAATGTACAGATACCTGACCAGAACGAGCAGGTAACTATTGCTGCCTTCACCAACGGGTTAGTGGCAGGGATCTTTAACACCGAAATCCATCGGCAGTACCCCCGTACACTCCGGGAGCTCTGGGAAAGAGTGGACCAGGGAATCCGAAGTGAAGATGTAAATCGCATGAAGCGAGAAGCCCAAGCATCTCGTACGGGGCAAGATCCCCGGAGGAGGAAAGACACTGGCCGAGGTGAACCAGGCCCAAGTGGCACTTCAAACCAACCCCGAGACCGCCGAAGTGTCTTCGACCGGATCGTGAAAGGCAGATCGTCCACCTCGGACGCCGAGCTGACGCCCCTCAATTCGAGCCGGACCCACGTCCTGGCTGTGATGAGGCAGAATCACCTCGGCCGCAACCCTCCCGAAATTCCGGGGAGGAGAGATAAGAGGAACTCGAACCTCTACTGTGCCTACCACCGTGATGTAGGACACGAGACTGAGGACTGCAATGACCTGAAGCGGGAAATCGAAAATTTGATCCGGCAAGGATACCTGAAGCAATTCGTCCGCAAGGATGGAGGCTTCAACCGAAGCGTCTCCCACCGGGAGAACCGGGGCCCCCGCCGAGACGACCGACGGGACACGAACATGCATTGCCGAGGTCCCGAAGACCGTAGGGAGGACAAGCAGCCCCCACGCGATGGCTCACCGGGCTACGGCCCCAACATCGCCGGGGTGATCAACACCATCGCGGGAGGACCAACGGGAGGAGACAGCCAGAACTCCCGGAAGCGGACCTACCGCCAGGCCGAGATGGAGGTGGCCGAGCCGAGCTCTCGGCTGTCCGAGGTCATCACCTACGGCCCCGCTGACCCCGTTCCTGCGGCCTCCAGCAATCATGAagctcttgtgattgaagtccTCACCAACAACTACGTAGTCAAAAAGGTCTACGTAGACCCCGGAAGCTCGGTAGACGTCCTGTACTACCGAACTTTcgaaagtttgaaactgaccaGGGAGCAACTCACTCCTGTCAGAACTCCCCTCGTGGGATTCGGGGGACACGTCGTCCACCCGGAGGGCATGTTGACCCTGATGGTAACAATCGGGCGTCATCCACGCTGCCGAACTGTGCCTGTCAGTTTTGCGGTGGTCAAAGCAGACTCGCCCTACAATATGCTGATAGGCCGGCCCACGCTCAATGCCTTGAGAGCCGTATACTCCACCTACCACCTGAGCTTTAAATTCCCAACATCTGCGGGGGTGGCTGAGGTGAGCAGCGATGTGGGCGCCGCCCGGGAGTGCTACCTCGCCACCATTCAAGCAGCAGTCACCCCCCGGCCCTCACCGAGGTCAGAAGAAAAGAGGCCAGCGGTCCTCTCCATAGACTGCATCGACCCTCAGAAGGCAGAAGAGCCCAACAGGCTGGAGCCCGGGGATGAGGTGGAACTGGTGGTCATGGATGAAGCGAAACCTGACCAAGTGGTCCAGGTAGGGGCGGGACTCCCCCCACccctgaaagaagaaatgatctCCCTGATCAAAGACCATCGAGACGTCTTCGCGTGGTCCGCGGATGAAGTGGTCGGAGTGCCACCCGAGCTCATGACTCACCAACTCAACGTTGACCCGCAGGCCCGACCTGTGCGACAGAAACGAAGGCACTTCGGCCCCGAACGTAGCCAAGCCATATCGGATGAGGTCGACAAGCTCTTGCCGGCCAAGATGATCCACGAGGTCCAATATCCCACCTGGCTGTCCAATCCAGTCATGGTAAAAAAGGACACCGGGGGATGGAGAATGTGTGTCGACTTCACCGACCTCAACAAGgcctgccccaaagattgctatcCTCTGCCAAGGATAGACGCCCTCGTCGACGCGGCGATGGGGTATGAAATCCTCTGCTTCCTAGATGCCTTCAAAGGGTATCATCAAATAGGAATGAGTGAGGAGGACCAAGAGAAAACGGCGTTCTACACCGACCGAGGTACTTATTGTTACACTACCATGCCCTTCGGGCTAAAGAACGCCGGGGCGACCTACCAAAGGCTGATCAACCGACTCTTCCAGAATCAGATCGGCCGCAATGTGGAGGCCTATGTGGATGACATCCTCGTTAAAAGCCTCGCCACTTCATCCTTTCTGTCAGACGTGAGGGAAGTCTTTGGTGTCCTGCGAGACTCGAGGATGAAGATGAATCCCAAGAAGTGCGTCTTCGGCGTCACCTCGGGAAAATTCTTGGGGTATCTGGTTTCCCACCGGGGAATCGAGGCCAACCCCGACAAGGTGAAGGCCATTCAGGACATGTCCCCACCTCGGAACATCCGAGAAGTCCAACGGCTAAATGGACGCCTGGCCGCGCTGAATCGCTTCCTGTCCCAATCAGCTGAGAAAGCTCTGCCCTTCTTTAAGGTGCTCAAGAAGGCTGATCAGTTTGCCTGGACGGAAGAGTGCCAGGCTGCTTTCGACAAACTGAAGCAATACCTCCATCACCTACCCACTCTCGCTTCACCTCGGCCCGAGGAGAagctctacctctacctctccGCAGCCGATGAGGCCGTCAGCGCTGTTCTTATCCGGGATGAGGGCACCCAAGTGCCCGTCTACTAT CCTCTCCGACAGATACTGGTTCGACCCGAGGCCTCCGGGCGCCTCACTAAGTGGGCCGTCGAGTTAGGGGAGTACGACCTGTCGTATGAGCCGCGCACCGCCATAAAAGCTCAAGCCTTAGCCgacttcttggccgagctcacCTTCACGGAAGGTCCAGAGTCCACCTTTTCCCTTGCCGGGGTGAGCACCCCATCCCTGTGGACATTGTATGTGGATGGATCCTCTAATGGGGACGGTAGCGGAGCTGGACTTCTCCTGGAAGGACCTCAGGGAGAAGTGTGCTCTTACGCCCTCCGCTTTGGCTTCCCAGCCACCAATAATGAAGCCGAGTACGAGGCCTTAATCGCTGGATTTCAGCTGGCCCGAAGGCTCGGCGCACAACAAATCCACGTCCGCAGTGACTCCCAACTCGTCGTACGCCAAGTCCTTGGTGAGTATGAGGCCAAGGATGAGACCATGCAACGATACCTCTCCAAAGTACACCAACTCACGGCGTACTTCGAGTCCTTCGAAATCCAAAGAATACCCCGTTCCCAGAATAAGCGAGCCGACGCCTTATCCCGGCTGGCTTCTACGTCATTCTCTGACCTCAACAAAACTGTCTTAGTGGAAGTCCTGAGTGAACCAGGATACGTGGGAGAGGTGGCCTGCCCCGTGCACTCTGAAGAATCATGGATGACCCCGTTCATCCTTTTCTTGGGTCAAGGAGTCCTCCCTGAAGACCGAGCCGAGGCGAGAAAAATACAACGCAAGGCGGCTCGGTACGCTCTCCGCGATGGAGAGCTGTACAAACGTTCCTACCTCGGCCCATGGCTGAGGTGTGTCACTCCCGAGACAGGACGCCACGTCCTTCAAGAGATCCACGAGGGCTTGTGTGAAGCTCACGTCGGCCACAGAATGCTAGCCAAGAAGGCTCTGCTTCTTGGATATTTCTGGCCCTCGGTTCGACAAGACGCCCAGAACCTCGTTCTCGGCTGCCATTCCTGCCAAGTCCACGCGCCCGAGTATCACCAGCCCGCCAACTTCATGGTTCCCATCACTTCACCCTGGCCATTCGAGCAATGGGGGACAGACATCATAGGTCCTTTCCCCAGAGCCGTCGGGGGCCATACCTTCCTGGTAACCGCTGTGGATTACTTcaccaaatgggttgaagccGAGCCACTAAGGACCATCACCGGGCTGGtaattcaaaaattcttttggaaatgcATCGTCTGCCGCTTCGGCATACCACAGGTAATCATCTCGGATAATGGGAGGCAATTTGCCGAGAACCCCTTTAAAACTTGGTGCACAAACCTTGGCATCAAACAACATTTCACTTCGGTAGGCCACCCCCAAGCCAACGGCCAAGCAGAAAACTTCAACCGAACTCTCTTGCATGGCCTCAAGACTCGACTACACCAAGCTGGAACATCTTGGGTCGAAGAACTCCCTAGTGTCCTTTGGTCTTATCGGACCACGCCGAGGTCGGCCACGCAAGAGACCCCCTTCTCTTTAACATACGGAGCCGAGGCTGTCATCCCTGCCGAGATCCTTACCCCCAGCCCTCGGCTCGCAGCCGAGGTTAACGACGAAGAAAGGCAGTTGGATCTCGACCTCGTCGATGAGCGAAGGGACCTCGCCTCAGCCCGGATAGCTTCCTACAAGAGCACAGTGGCACACTACTACAATGCCCGTGTCAGGCACCGTCGATTCCAGCCTGGAGACTTGGTTCTGAGGAAAAACTCAGTCAGCCGAGCTGAACCGCAAGGGAAACTATGCCCGAAGTGGGAAGGCCCTTACCGAGTTGTGGAGTCTGATCTCAAGGGATATTGTAAACTGAGCTACCGAGATGGCTCACTAGTGCCGAGGTCTTGGCACGCCGAGAACCTCAAAATGTATTGTGCTTGA